From a region of the Longimicrobiaceae bacterium genome:
- a CDS encoding BtpA/SgcQ family protein, with product MFSSPKPVVAMVHVGALPGTPASRASLRELEERAVAECAVYREAGVHGVALENMHDVPYLRGGVGPEITAAMTVLALAVKGASGLPCGIQILAGANHEALAVAHAAGLDFVRVEGFAFAHVADEGIIESSAASLLRFRRHIGAERVRVWADVKKKHASHALTADVGIGEAAAAAEFMRADAVIVTGSATGECPTSDHVAEVRGRCRIPLYLGSGITAENLERYYAGADGFIVGSAFKVDGRWSEAVDPRRVERFMAAHARCGV from the coding sequence ATGTTCTCCTCCCCGAAGCCGGTCGTCGCCATGGTCCACGTGGGCGCGCTCCCCGGAACCCCGGCGAGCCGAGCCTCGCTGCGTGAGCTGGAGGAGCGGGCGGTGGCGGAGTGCGCCGTGTACCGCGAGGCGGGGGTGCACGGCGTGGCGCTGGAGAACATGCACGACGTGCCGTACCTGCGCGGCGGCGTCGGCCCGGAGATCACCGCGGCCATGACGGTGCTCGCGCTGGCGGTGAAGGGGGCGAGCGGGCTCCCCTGCGGGATCCAGATCCTCGCCGGCGCGAACCACGAGGCGCTGGCGGTGGCGCACGCGGCGGGGCTCGACTTCGTGCGCGTGGAGGGCTTCGCGTTCGCGCACGTCGCGGACGAGGGGATCATCGAGTCGTCGGCGGCCTCGCTGCTGCGCTTCCGCCGCCACATCGGGGCGGAGCGGGTGCGGGTCTGGGCGGACGTGAAGAAGAAGCACGCCTCGCACGCGCTGACCGCGGACGTCGGCATCGGCGAGGCCGCTGCGGCGGCGGAGTTCATGCGCGCGGACGCGGTGATCGTCACCGGCTCGGCCACCGGCGAGTGCCCCACCAGCGACCACGTTGCCGAGGTGCGCGGTCGCTGCCGGATCCCGCTGTACCTCGGCTCCGGGATCACGGCGGAGAACCTGGAGCGCTACTACGCCGGCGCGGACGGGTTCATCGTCGGGTCGGCGTTCAAGGTGGACGGGCGGTGGAGCGAGGCGGTGGACCCGCGCCGCGTGGAGCGGTTCATGGCGGCGCACGCGCGCTGCGGGGTGTAG
- a CDS encoding ABC transporter permease — translation MRWLSEARERLRALAFRARDEAELDEELRFHLEMETERLVREGLDRQEARRRAAIAFGGVEKYREEVRDARGLGWATGMSLDFKLGFRMLGRYPGLTLVGGLAIAFAIATGAATFEFLTQMVRPTIPLHEGGRIVGIRVWDAAGSRVEPRAVHDFLAWRGELRGVEHLGAFRTAEHNLIAGDGPAEPVTAAEMTASGFRVARVPALLGRPLLEEDEREGAPPVVVLGHDVWRTRFGGDPGVVGRDVRLGNAVHTVVGVMPEGFAFPVAHDLWVPLRPGALDPGPRQGPEIRVFGRLAPGATLREAQAELATLGRRAAAAFPDTHEHLRPEVLPYAQSITGVRGLESLALMSVNAFLVMLLVLVCANVALLMFARAATRESEIVVRSALGASRGRIVAQLFAEAMVLGGVAAVVGLAAAGFTLRWWLGVSEAEAGGRLPFWFSGSLSPAAVLYAGLLAVLGAVVAGVVPALKVTGRGLDARLRQATAGGGGLRLGGVWTAVIVAQVAVTVAFPATAFFARQYVAGIRSLEVGFPAEEYLSARLEVDGEAPPYRELERRLEAEPGVAGVTFASRLPRTHHPPRRVEVDGGAAAPDPVRGHRVGTAAVDADYFDVLGAPILAGRAFHSGDLEPDSRAVIVNESFVDRVLGGRNPVGLRVRYPGRGRPGQPGQSGEEPDAGYEIVGVVKDLGVIADDPAEGAGLYHPLAPGAAFPVHLAVHVRGDPESFAPRLRAIATEVDPALRLHEVLPLDEVGSTLWLELDFLFKLLVLVSSIALLLSLAGIYSVMSFTVSRRTREIGIRVALGADPWRVAAAILSRPLAQVGVGLAAGAVLVTALTRVVSGLSAKEVGMVAAYMALMMGVCMLACIVPTRRALRVEPTDALRAEG, via the coding sequence ATGAGGTGGCTCTCGGAGGCGCGCGAGAGGCTGCGGGCGCTTGCGTTCCGCGCCCGCGACGAGGCCGAGCTGGACGAGGAGCTGCGCTTCCACCTGGAGATGGAGACGGAGCGGCTCGTGCGCGAGGGGCTCGACCGGCAGGAGGCGAGGCGCCGGGCCGCCATCGCGTTCGGCGGGGTGGAGAAGTACCGGGAAGAGGTACGGGACGCGCGGGGGCTGGGGTGGGCCACCGGCATGTCGCTGGACTTCAAGCTGGGCTTCCGGATGCTGGGGAGGTACCCGGGGCTGACGCTGGTCGGCGGCCTCGCCATCGCGTTCGCGATCGCGACCGGCGCCGCCACGTTCGAGTTCCTGACCCAGATGGTCCGCCCTACGATTCCGCTGCACGAAGGCGGCCGCATCGTGGGGATCCGGGTCTGGGACGCGGCGGGGAGCCGGGTGGAGCCGCGGGCGGTGCACGACTTCCTCGCCTGGCGCGGGGAGCTGAGGGGGGTGGAGCACCTCGGCGCCTTCCGGACGGCCGAGCACAACCTGATCGCCGGGGACGGACCCGCCGAGCCGGTCACCGCGGCCGAGATGACCGCCTCGGGGTTCCGGGTGGCGAGGGTGCCCGCGCTCCTGGGCCGGCCTCTCCTGGAGGAGGACGAGCGCGAGGGGGCCCCGCCCGTGGTCGTGCTCGGCCACGACGTGTGGCGGACGCGCTTCGGGGGCGACCCCGGCGTGGTGGGGCGGGACGTCCGCCTCGGCAACGCGGTGCACACGGTGGTCGGCGTCATGCCCGAGGGCTTCGCGTTCCCGGTGGCCCACGACCTCTGGGTCCCGCTCCGCCCGGGCGCGCTGGACCCCGGACCGCGCCAGGGACCCGAGATCCGGGTCTTCGGCCGTCTCGCTCCCGGCGCCACGCTCCGGGAGGCGCAGGCGGAGCTGGCGACGCTCGGCAGGCGCGCGGCCGCCGCCTTCCCCGACACGCACGAGCACCTGCGGCCCGAAGTCCTCCCGTACGCCCAGTCCATCACGGGGGTCCGGGGATTGGAATCCCTGGCGCTCATGTCGGTCAACGCCTTCCTGGTGATGCTCCTCGTCCTGGTCTGCGCCAACGTCGCCCTGCTGATGTTCGCGCGGGCGGCGACGCGCGAGAGCGAGATCGTCGTGCGGAGCGCGCTGGGGGCGAGCCGCGGCCGGATCGTCGCGCAGCTCTTCGCCGAGGCGATGGTGCTCGGAGGTGTCGCCGCGGTCGTCGGCCTCGCCGCCGCGGGGTTCACGCTGAGGTGGTGGCTGGGCGTGTCCGAGGCCGAGGCGGGAGGGCGGCTCCCGTTCTGGTTCAGCGGCAGCCTGTCGCCGGCGGCCGTGCTCTACGCCGGGCTGCTCGCGGTGCTCGGCGCCGTCGTGGCGGGCGTCGTGCCCGCGCTGAAGGTGACCGGCCGCGGCCTGGACGCGCGCCTCCGGCAGGCGACCGCGGGCGGCGGCGGCCTCCGCCTGGGGGGAGTGTGGACCGCGGTGATCGTCGCCCAGGTGGCGGTCACGGTCGCCTTCCCCGCGACCGCCTTCTTCGCGCGGCAGTACGTGGCGGGGATCCGGTCGCTGGAGGTCGGGTTCCCGGCGGAGGAGTACCTTTCCGCGCGGCTCGAGGTGGACGGGGAGGCCCCGCCCTACCGGGAGCTGGAGCGGCGCCTGGAGGCGGAGCCCGGAGTGGCCGGTGTGACCTTCGCGAGCCGGCTCCCCCGCACGCACCATCCGCCGCGCCGGGTCGAGGTGGACGGCGGGGCGGCGGCTCCGGACCCCGTCCGCGGGCACCGGGTGGGCACGGCCGCGGTCGACGCCGACTACTTCGACGTCCTGGGGGCCCCGATCCTCGCGGGCCGCGCCTTCCACTCCGGCGACCTGGAGCCCGACAGCCGCGCGGTGATCGTGAACGAGTCCTTCGTCGACCGGGTGCTGGGAGGCCGGAACCCGGTCGGCCTGCGGGTGCGCTACCCGGGCCGCGGGCGTCCGGGGCAGCCGGGGCAGTCCGGGGAGGAGCCGGACGCCGGGTACGAGATCGTCGGCGTCGTGAAGGACCTGGGCGTGATCGCCGACGACCCGGCGGAGGGTGCGGGCCTCTACCACCCCCTCGCGCCGGGCGCGGCCTTCCCGGTCCACCTGGCCGTGCACGTGAGGGGAGACCCGGAGTCGTTCGCGCCGCGGCTCCGCGCGATCGCCACCGAGGTGGACCCCGCCCTGCGGCTCCACGAGGTCCTCCCGCTGGACGAGGTCGGGTCCACGCTGTGGCTGGAGCTGGACTTCCTCTTCAAGCTCCTCGTCCTGGTGAGCTCCATCGCCCTGCTCCTCTCGCTCGCCGGGATCTACTCGGTCATGTCGTTCACCGTCTCGCGGCGGACGCGCGAGATCGGGATCCGCGTCGCCCTGGGCGCCGATCCGTGGCGCGTCGCCGCGGCGATCCTCTCGCGGCCGCTCGCGCAGGTCGGGGTCGGCCTCGCCGCCGGGGCTGTCCTCGTGACGGCGCTCACCCGGGTCGTCTCCGGGCTCTCGGCGAAGGAGGTCGGGATGGTGGCGGCGTACATGGCGCTGATGATGGGGGTGTGCATGCTGGCCTGCATCGTTCCCACGCGGCGTGCGCTCCGGGTCGAGCCCACCGATGCGCTGAGGGCGGAAGGATAG
- a CDS encoding PadR family transcriptional regulator, with protein MAHDQSDLLQGTLELLVLKTLSLEPMHGWGISQRIQQMSREVFQVNQGSLYPALQRMKSRGWITSEWRTTENNRRAKYYMLTAAGERELARERSQWERSSAAVNWVLGWSGGAA; from the coding sequence ATGGCGCACGACCAGTCCGACCTGCTCCAGGGCACGCTGGAGCTCCTCGTCCTCAAGACGCTCTCGCTGGAGCCCATGCACGGGTGGGGGATCAGCCAGCGCATCCAGCAGATGTCCCGGGAGGTCTTCCAGGTGAACCAGGGGAGCCTCTACCCCGCGCTCCAGCGGATGAAGTCCAGGGGGTGGATCACCTCGGAGTGGCGGACCACCGAGAACAACCGGCGGGCGAAGTACTACATGCTGACCGCGGCGGGGGAGCGGGAGCTGGCGCGGGAGCGCTCGCAGTGGGAGCGCTCCTCGGCGGCGGTGAACTGGGTCCTGGGCTGGAGCGGAGGCGCGGCATGA